The Candidatus Desulfarcum epimagneticum region ATAATTTCACATCCCCATCCGGCAACACAAATAAATTATTGAAACCCGCCATGCATTTGGATCCTCGCCTTGGCGCGAATGGATTTCGATAATAATTTTTCATTCTTTTCAGACTGTTAACACTGTTTATGATCGGACTCCCCATTGTTTTTAAATGAATTAAAGAATCTATCGTGGCGTCCAACTCTTCGGCGTCGCTCACCAGTGACTGATTCAGCGACGGCCCGGATGAAAGCGCTTTGCCGCTTTTGTTTAACGCATGGAAACCAACTCTGTCCAGCCCCTTTTCCTCGACCCACCTCACAAGCGGAGCCATTTGATCCATATTTCGATCCATAATAATGGCCGAGACGCCCACAATCATCCCTTCTCTTTTATGGGCGTTGGCATGAAGTATCCCGGAAATCGTCTGTTTATAAGCGCCTTTCCCTCTTATGCCGTCAAAAATTTCAGGGTCAACGGAATCAAAAGAAATGGTAAGATAATCCAAACCTGAATCCGCTATTTTTTTTGCCATTTCTTTGTCAATCAAAGAGCCGTTGCTGTTTACCAGGGTTTTTATTCCGTTTGACGAGGCGAAACGGATGATATCCAGCATATCTTTTCTCAAAAAAACTTCCCCGCCTGTGAACTGAACATAAAATGAGCGCTTGAGCCAGCTCTTGAAATCAAGCAGAATACTCTTTAACTCATCCGTTCTCAACTCGTCCTGTCTTTTCCCCGGAGACTTCCAGACGCCGCACATGACGCATCTGAAATTGCATCTGTCTGTAATTCGAAGAATAATTTGAGTGGGATGGCAAAAGGGGCGGTCCATGGTGTAAGAAGCTTTTTGGAGAACATTGTTAATGGAATGCCTCGCGGCAAAACGAAACGCGCTCATGTGTTTTTCCTTTTTATATTGAAACCTCACGGCAAGGCGCCGCTTTGATCTTTTTATCCAGCCCTCTTTTCTCTGTCTTTATACTGCAAATCCTCCAGCATGCGGCGGTTGACGCTCAAAAGATCGGCGATAAAGGCCGACAGGATCGACTGAAAGCCCATGATGATGAGAATGCAGGCGAAAATGAGGGACTGGATATGTCCGCCGGACGATGATGTGAAAAAGAAAAAATAAAGAAAACGCAGGCCGATGACAACGCCCGGGACCATGAGCGCCATTCCCAGCGCCGTAAAAAAAACAAAGGGCCGATACACCGCGAATATCCGCGCAATGGTCATGACGGATCGGCCAATGTAGCCGGGAACGCTTTTCACCAGACGGGACGGACGGGTGGGGGGGTTGGTTTTCACCGGAACCGAGGACACACTCATGCCCTTCTGGCCGGCCTGGATAATGGTCTCAAGGGTGTAGGTGTAGGCGCTGAACACATTGAGCCGGGCCGCCGTCTTTCGGCTCATGGCGCGAAAACCGCTGGCGGCGTCGGGGACATCCGCGCCGCTGACGATCCTCACCGCAAGGCTCCCCAGCTTTTCCAGCTTTTTTTTGATATATGAAAAGTGGGGGGTCCGGTCGATGGGCCTTTCCCCGATCACCATGTCGGCTTTTTTCTCCAGAACCGGGCGAATGAGATCAGGGAGGCTCCCGGCCCGGTACTGGTTGTCGGCGTCGGTGTTCACGATGATGTCCGCCCCCGCTTCTAAAGAGGCCCTCAGCCCGGCCATGAAGGCGGCGGCCAGTCCCCGTGGCCTGTTCAGGCGGACGATATGGTCCACGCCGGCGTATTTCGCCTCCTCCACCGTGCGGTCGGAGCTGCCGTCGTCTATCACCAGCCACTCGACGACGTCCACTCCCTCCAGTTTGCGCGGCAGTTGGGACAGGGTCAGCCCCACGGTTTTCTCTTCGTTCCGGCAGGGAATTTGTATGATCAGCTTCATTGTGTTCTTTGGAGGGCACAAAAAATAAACGAACGCCCCGTTTTAGATGGCAAGCAATTCCTTTATTTTTTCAATAAATTTTTCCGCCTTCGGGATCAGAGGCATAATCTGAGGCTCGGAAAAGTATACAAAATCCACGTAATCGCCTTCCTGACGTTTCTCAAAAAGATCATTGTACAATCGTGACATTTTTTTCTCGATCTTTCCGGTTTTAACAAAATTAAGGTTAAAAAGGGATCTGACTCCTGTGTGCTTTGACGCGGACAAACCCTGCTGTGTCAGCAAAGCGGACACCGCGTAAAAACATGCGTAATAGAGACGATTCACGCAGTTATTCCAGCTGCCGGCGTTCGCCATCAATTTTGCGTCTTCAATGGTTTCTTTTGCCCGGCCAAGGCGGTAGTTGACCAGATCTTTGACATAGTCACTCATATCCGTATCCCGTCTCTTGCCACATTCCGGTAAAACGGCATGACCCTATAATGAGGATTCCCCCATTCTCTTCGGCTCCTGACAATGCTGGACAACACTTCTCCGGACTCCCATTCAACCTCATAAATCTTATGCCGGATGGCGTCCGTTCTGGATGAATCCAAATCGCCGTCCACCAATATCAAAAAATCCCAATCGGAATACTCCCGGCTGTCCAGGCGGGCTCTTGAACCGTATAAAATAATCTCGGCCCCCGGCTCTATTTCAAGAACATTGTTTTTGACCCGTTTCAACAATTTTTCTTTTCTCATCTTCCCGCCCTCTTACACAGGCTCGTTTTTTTTGACTAATGGGAAATAAGATGATATACCCGGTTTCCATCCATGCGACGCATTCTAAACCATGTGGCCATGGAATGCAACGCAAAATAACCAAAGGCCCATCATGCTTTTAATTGTGTTTCATATCGTCCTGGCCTTTTTGGCCATGTGGCTCGCCGGCTGCGGCATGGCGGGCCTGCTCTCTCTTTGGATGGGAGGCCCAAACCGAATCCCGGGCCGGGGATACGTGGCCCCGGCCGTGGGATACGCCGTGTCCCAACTGATTTTTTACTGGTCCTATGCGGCGACCGGAGACTCGCTCATATCTTTCCAAACATCCCTTTTCATCCCCGGTTTTTTGACGCTGTGCTATTTCCTGGTCAGGGCAAAACAGCGCCGTTTTAAAGTCCGCCTCTCCAAAGAAAAGGTTTTCGTATTCTTATGGCTTTCCCTGGCCCTTGCCTTCGCCATATGGCCGTATCTGCTCATCGGCGAGGGCCATTACTACCACTCGGGCAATATCGACGCCTTCAATCGAACGGACCTGGGGCGCGAGCTTCTTTTAAACCGGGACATCAACGCGATAAAATGGATCCCCAATTTTCCAACCCGCCTGACCCTTCAGTATTCCCCCCAGGTTTTCTGGACTCTTCTTCTCCACACACCCAATCCCATGGACGCCTTCATGATCCAGCACGCCTTGAACCTTCTGATGACCATGATGGGCGTCTTCTGGCTTCTGCGATATCCATTCGGAATGCCTCTCTGGATATCCACAGGCGGCGGCGTGGCCATGACCGTGTCCAATTTTTATTTCACCACTTTTTTATCCGGAAACATCGGCTCCATGATGTATGGCGCCATTGTTCCCTTTTTTCTCGGGACAGCGATCTTATGGATCAACTTCCATAAAGCCCATCTTGAAAAAACGCCTCGCCCCGCATTGAAATCGATTTTATTTTCATGGGCCAAACAAAGATATAGCCCGCCACCTTTAATTCTTTTGGCCCTGTTGTTTTGGTTTGTCGTCCAAGCCTATTACAACGCGATTTATTTCATCATGATCCCTCTGGCGGCATACGCCCTTTATGAGTTGGCGCTCTCCCCGCTTGCCATCCCGGAAAGAATAAAACCTTATATCCAAGACCCCAAACGGCGCATGGCGCTGTCGGCGTCGGCGATTTTTTTGCTCATTCTGTCCGCGGCGCTGATATACTGGACGGCGGACGTTTTTGAACCCTTGCGGCTGAGGGCCATGAGCCGGGAGAGAACCGCCTGGGAACTGGGCGCTTCATGGCTCATCATGCCTGTTTTCTGGGGGCTGTCCCCGTCCGACGTGGCCGGAACCGCAAGAATCATGTTTTTCCCTCCCCTGTTTTCCCCGGCTCTGATCGCAGTGTCCTTTGTCTGTTTTGGAATCTCTTTGTATGGGGCGTTTCTTTTGTTTCGCCGGGGTTGGACTTTTTTCGCTTTTTACGCTTTCTTCTGGCTTCTTTTCTTA contains the following coding sequences:
- a CDS encoding conserved hypothetical protein (Evidence 4 : Unknown function but conserved in other organisms), whose protein sequence is MSAFRFAARHSINNVLQKASYTMDRPFCHPTQIILRITDRCNFRCVMCGVWKSPGKRQDELRTDELKSILLDFKSWLKRSFYVQFTGGEVFLRKDMLDIIRFASSNGIKTLVNSNGSLIDKEMAKKIADSGLDYLTISFDSVDPEIFDGIRGKGAYKQTISGILHANAHKREGMIVGVSAIIMDRNMDQMAPLVRWVEEKGLDRVGFHALNKSGKALSSGPSLNQSLVSDAEELDATIDSLIHLKTMGSPIINSVNSLKRMKNYYRNPFAPRRGSKCMAGFNNLFVLPDGDVKLCNRMDSIGNIRRLPTSEIWRSQEANVIRKGIKNCEEVCLNKCLYGMSLLEKARLFFFLMRKGQYKET
- a CDS encoding Family 2 glycosyl transferase, which codes for MKLIIQIPCRNEEKTVGLTLSQLPRKLEGVDVVEWLVIDDGSSDRTVEEAKYAGVDHIVRLNRPRGLAAAFMAGLRASLEAGADIIVNTDADNQYRAGSLPDLIRPVLEKKADMVIGERPIDRTPHFSYIKKKLEKLGSLAVRIVSGADVPDAASGFRAMSRKTAARLNVFSAYTYTLETIIQAGQKGMSVSSVPVKTNPPTRPSRLVKSVPGYIGRSVMTIARIFAVYRPFVFFTALGMALMVPGVVIGLRFLYFFFFTSSSGGHIQSLIFACILIIMGFQSILSAFIADLLSVNRRMLEDLQYKDREKRAG
- a CDS encoding conserved hypothetical protein (Evidence 4 : Unknown function but conserved in other organisms), which gives rise to MSDYVKDLVNYRLGRAKETIEDAKLMANAGSWNNCVNRLYYACFYAVSALLTQQGLSASKHTGVRSLFNLNFVKTGKIEKKMSRLYNDLFEKRQEGDYVDFVYFSEPQIMPLIPKAEKFIEKIKELLAI
- a CDS encoding conserved hypothetical protein (Evidence 4 : Unknown function but conserved in other organisms), which gives rise to MRKEKLLKRVKNNVLEIEPGAEIILYGSRARLDSREYSDWDFLILVDGDLDSSRTDAIRHKIYEVEWESGEVLSSIVRSRREWGNPHYRVMPFYRNVARDGIRI